The Anabaena sp. WA102 genome contains a region encoding:
- a CDS encoding pentapeptide repeat-containing protein produces the protein MNVQELLDRYATGERSFNCIALPGANLQGVNLGGVDFGGADLRGANLTEASLSGANLSKANLKGATLARAHLSEIILCGADLTQATLKTAHLNESDLSGALLSGANLCDANLHMASISAANLQGANLSGAKMGGVRMWKADLQGADLSGADLSEANLCEVNLTGANLDDTDMSETFLTGAIMPDGSIHS, from the coding sequence ATGAATGTTCAAGAACTTTTAGATAGATATGCCACAGGAGAAAGAAGCTTTAACTGTATTGCTTTACCAGGAGCAAATCTACAAGGAGTCAATTTGGGTGGTGTAGACTTCGGTGGAGCAGATTTGAGAGGAGCAAATCTAACAGAAGCTTCTTTAAGTGGTGCTAATTTGAGTAAGGCAAATCTCAAAGGAGCAACATTAGCAAGAGCGCATTTATCCGAAATTATTCTCTGTGGTGCTGATTTGACTCAAGCTACATTAAAAACTGCTCATTTAAATGAATCAGATCTTAGCGGTGCATTATTGAGTGGTGCTAATTTATGTGATGCTAATTTACACATGGCATCAATTTCCGCCGCAAATTTGCAGGGTGCAAACCTCAGTGGCGCAAAAATGGGAGGTGTGAGGATGTGGAAAGCAGACTTACAAGGTGCAGATTTGAGTGGTGCAGATTTAAGCGAGGCTAATTTGTGCGAAGTGAATTTAACTGGAGCTAATTTAGATGATACAGATATGAGTGAGACTTTTTTAACTGGCGCAATTATGCCTGATGGTAGTATTCATAGCTGA
- a CDS encoding winged helix-turn-helix domain-containing protein, which produces MYTSELAKYSARADIGQTSRILVVEDEELIREMLVVALEGEGYDVIVASDGRTAIEYLKNCEDNSEKLPLDLVLLDLMLPQINGLDICRFLRHQGNSVPILMLSAKGSETDRVLGLEVGADDYLTKPFSMRELVARCRALLRRQRLSTLPQVPVLKHKDITLNAQECRVTVRGEEANLSPKEFRLLELFMSYTRRVWSREQLLDQIWGPDFVGDSKTVDVHIRWLREKLEEDPSHPEHIVTVRGFGYRFG; this is translated from the coding sequence ATGTATACCAGTGAATTAGCTAAATATTCCGCCAGGGCAGATATTGGCCAAACAAGCCGTATTCTCGTAGTCGAAGACGAAGAACTAATTCGGGAAATGTTAGTTGTAGCCTTGGAAGGGGAAGGTTATGATGTAATTGTTGCTAGTGACGGCAGAACAGCGATAGAATATCTGAAAAATTGTGAAGATAATTCTGAAAAACTGCCTTTAGATTTGGTGCTGTTAGATTTGATGTTGCCGCAAATTAATGGTCTAGATATTTGCCGTTTTTTGCGTCACCAGGGCAACTCAGTGCCAATTTTGATGTTGAGTGCTAAAGGTAGTGAAACTGACCGAGTGCTGGGCTTGGAGGTAGGTGCTGATGACTATTTGACAAAACCGTTTAGTATGCGAGAATTGGTGGCGCGGTGTCGGGCGTTACTTCGTCGTCAACGTTTAAGTACATTGCCACAAGTTCCGGTTCTCAAGCACAAAGATATAACTTTAAATGCTCAAGAGTGCCGGGTAACGGTACGTGGAGAAGAGGCGAATTTGTCTCCGAAGGAGTTCCGGCTGTTAGAATTATTTATGAGTTATACTCGACGAGTATGGTCACGGGAGCAGTTGTTGGATCAGATATGGGGTCCAGATTTTGTGGGGGATAGCAAAACTGTGGATGTTCATATTCGCTGGTTACGGGAAAAGCTGGAGGAAGATCCTAGTCATCCAGAACATATTGTGACTGTGAGGGGTTTTGGTTACAGATTTGGGTGA
- a CDS encoding sensor histidine kinase, with amino-acid sequence MFFLGFFLGLVVGLGFWVWQQVHLNWYLERLLQPLNSRSHETNNIKLLLRPRLRQDISIVNKQRQDLQQSLSIYQELLDFVPLGYLQVDEENQLLWCNQQAREILYLQRWQPGQVRLLLELVRSYELDQLIEQTRDWQKPQVQEWVFHPACEDAREMTAVKSMFLRASSLPLPTGQVGVFLENCQSVLDMKQERDRSFSDLAHELRTPLTAIRLVVETLQTRLETPLDRWVNRLMQEVDRLINLVQSWLELTQMENNPTMQLNLEMVEMRSLIISAWATLEPIAQRHSLSINYSGLDSICIQADKSRLYQVFVNLLDNSIKYSPATTTIDIETKIISTDNGQMLEINIIDFGVGFAVDDLPHVFERFYRGDKARYRSPVNEVNSTTRIAGSGLGLAIVQQIVMAHGGVIKAMNHPETGGAWIQIQFSQVMTNLPSTVQRK; translated from the coding sequence ATGTTCTTTCTGGGATTTTTTCTGGGTTTAGTTGTCGGCCTTGGTTTTTGGGTTTGGCAACAGGTTCACCTGAACTGGTATTTAGAGCGATTGTTGCAACCGTTAAATTCTCGTTCCCATGAAACCAATAACATTAAGTTGCTGCTAAGACCTCGCTTACGGCAGGATATATCTATTGTGAATAAACAACGACAGGATTTGCAGCAATCATTGTCTATATATCAGGAATTGCTAGATTTTGTACCTCTGGGATATTTGCAGGTAGATGAGGAAAATCAACTGCTATGGTGCAATCAGCAAGCGCGAGAAATTTTATATCTTCAAAGGTGGCAGCCAGGACAGGTGCGTTTGTTGTTAGAATTGGTGCGGTCTTATGAATTAGATCAGTTAATTGAACAAACTCGTGATTGGCAAAAGCCACAGGTGCAGGAATGGGTTTTTCATCCTGCTTGTGAAGATGCTAGGGAGATGACAGCGGTAAAATCTATGTTTTTGCGGGCTTCTAGTTTGCCTCTACCAACGGGACAAGTGGGGGTATTTTTGGAAAATTGCCAATCTGTGCTAGATATGAAGCAAGAACGCGATCGCTCTTTTTCTGATTTAGCCCATGAACTGAGAACACCCCTCACGGCAATTCGTCTGGTAGTGGAAACTCTGCAAACCCGTCTAGAAACACCTTTAGACCGTTGGGTTAATAGGTTAATGCAAGAAGTTGACCGACTGATTAATTTGGTGCAAAGTTGGTTGGAACTGACGCAAATGGAAAATAATCCTACCATGCAGTTAAATTTAGAAATGGTGGAAATGCGATCGCTCATCATCTCCGCATGGGCAACCCTAGAACCAATTGCCCAGCGTCATTCTCTCAGTATTAACTATTCTGGACTAGACAGCATCTGCATTCAGGCAGATAAATCTCGACTTTATCAAGTATTCGTCAACTTGCTAGATAATAGCATCAAATATAGTCCAGCCACCACAACTATTGACATTGAGACTAAAATAATTTCTACTGATAACGGTCAAATGTTGGAAATAAATATTATTGATTTCGGTGTTGGCTTTGCTGTTGACGACTTACCTCATGTATTTGAAAGGTTTTATCGCGGAGATAAAGCCCGGTATCGTTCACCAGTCAATGAAGTAAATTCGACAACGAGAATTGCTGGTAGCGGTTTAGGTTTAGCCATTGTCCAGCAAATAGTCATGGCTCACGGTGGTGTAATTAAAGCCATGAACCATCCAGAAACAGGTGGTGCTTGGATACAAATTCAATTTTCTCAAGTTATGACAAATTTACCTAGTACAGTACAGCGCAAGTAA
- the phoU gene encoding phosphate signaling complex protein PhoU: MKTVFDPPNHKILPIERSIRRLERDLLRMGALVEQSFRLSHQALFAGDLIAAEQIPRLDKKIDRFYRQIESDCTTIIIRQVPTERDLRCISAFMQLVRDLERIGDYAEELGEIAIKLFPYPQHSSLPEIAIMSQHAQAMLATCLVALADLDEASGQRMKQLDDTVDNAYEHLYQTFAQQENISGVIEPILLLTLAIRCLERMADHATNIAQRVTYIVTGQRS, from the coding sequence GTGAAAACTGTATTTGATCCTCCCAATCACAAAATACTACCAATAGAACGCTCCATTAGGCGTTTAGAACGGGATTTATTACGCATGGGGGCTTTAGTAGAACAATCATTTCGGCTGAGTCACCAAGCCTTATTTGCTGGTGACTTAATCGCAGCGGAACAAATACCCCGGTTAGATAAAAAAATTGATCGCTTTTATCGGCAAATAGAATCAGACTGCACAACTATTATCATTCGTCAAGTACCCACAGAAAGAGATTTGCGCTGTATAAGTGCTTTTATGCAATTGGTGCGTGACTTAGAACGAATTGGGGATTATGCCGAAGAGCTAGGGGAAATTGCCATTAAACTCTTCCCTTATCCTCAACATAGTTCCTTACCAGAAATTGCAATTATGTCCCAGCACGCCCAAGCAATGTTAGCAACTTGTTTAGTCGCATTGGCAGATTTAGACGAAGCCAGTGGACAAAGAATGAAGCAGTTAGATGATACTGTAGATAATGCTTATGAGCATCTTTATCAAACCTTTGCCCAACAGGAAAATATTTCTGGCGTAATTGAGCCAATTCTCTTGTTAACTTTAGCAATTCGTTGTTTAGAACGCATGGCAGATCACGCAACTAATATTGCTCAACGAGTTACATATATTGTTACAGGTCAGCGATCGTAA
- a CDS encoding iron uptake porin: MKKAFWNILKVSPVIALSLLTGNSAFAGEVNEQVTSVAQLSQESNSLGQVTSVSQFSDVQPTDWAFQALQSLVERYGCVAGYPSGTFRGNRALSRYEFAAGLNSCLDRVNELIATATADMVSKQDLATLQRLQEEYSTELATIRGQVDALEARTGELEANQFSTTTKLSGEAIFSVSQAFGDKVALPSSAPGTTTGTPTASTRDVDSKATFSDRVRLTLNSSFTGTDQLQTRLNAGNILANNTNAAATAFNPTTGAAATTATNGTGTNMTRLGYDGGTNNSVAIDKLNYAFNLSDKIRVKIDATGAELNENVNVFNPDFRSSGSGSLSRYGRFSPIYRQANDGAGITVNVTPNDKIALSAAYFATGRDNAANPAPGTGLFDGNNTMFGQLAFKPNKAINIGLTYAHSYQSGTPNLFLGTGSARANNLGLGATKIESSNYGVQATLQPTKNITVGGWGGYTAASTLAGASTSGEIWYWAGTLGIKDFGKEGNTLGFIFGQSPKLTGGKVGTTNITRDANTSYHIEGLYKVKLSDNILVTPGVLVILNPEHNDKNSAEYVGTLRTTFTF, translated from the coding sequence ATGAAGAAAGCTTTTTGGAACATCCTCAAAGTTAGCCCTGTTATAGCTTTGAGCTTGCTAACTGGTAATAGTGCCTTTGCTGGTGAAGTTAACGAACAAGTAACAAGTGTTGCTCAGTTATCCCAAGAGTCCAACAGTTTGGGTCAAGTAACATCCGTTTCTCAGTTTTCCGACGTACAACCTACTGATTGGGCGTTTCAAGCTTTACAATCTTTAGTTGAACGTTATGGTTGCGTAGCTGGTTATCCTAGCGGTACTTTCCGTGGTAATCGCGCCTTGAGTCGTTATGAATTTGCGGCTGGTTTAAATTCCTGCTTAGACCGCGTTAATGAACTCATTGCTACTGCAACTGCTGACATGGTAAGCAAGCAAGATTTAGCTACCTTACAGCGCTTGCAAGAAGAATATTCTACCGAATTAGCAACTATTCGCGGTCAAGTAGATGCTTTAGAAGCTCGTACTGGCGAACTGGAAGCCAATCAGTTTTCCACCACCACCAAACTATCTGGTGAAGCAATTTTTAGCGTATCCCAAGCTTTTGGGGATAAAGTGGCACTTCCATCTTCTGCTCCTGGTACAACAACTGGTACACCAACAGCATCAACACGAGACGTAGATTCCAAAGCTACTTTCTCTGACCGGGTGCGGTTGACCTTGAACAGCAGTTTCACAGGAACAGACCAATTACAGACTCGGTTAAATGCGGGTAATATTTTAGCTAACAACACAAATGCTGCCGCTACCGCTTTTAACCCCACTACTGGTGCCGCTGCTACTACTGCAACAAATGGTACTGGTACTAATATGACCCGTTTGGGTTATGACGGTGGTACTAATAACAGTGTAGCAATTGACAAACTCAACTACGCTTTCAACTTGAGCGACAAAATTCGTGTCAAGATTGATGCTACTGGTGCTGAGTTGAATGAGAACGTCAATGTTTTCAACCCCGACTTTAGAAGCAGTGGTTCAGGTTCTCTGTCTCGCTACGGACGTTTTAGCCCTATTTATCGTCAGGCGAATGACGGTGCAGGTATCACTGTTAACGTTACTCCTAACGATAAGATTGCATTAAGCGCGGCTTATTTTGCCACAGGTAGAGATAATGCAGCTAACCCTGCACCTGGAACTGGACTATTCGATGGTAATAACACCATGTTTGGTCAGTTGGCTTTCAAACCTAACAAAGCCATCAATATTGGTCTAACTTACGCCCATTCTTATCAATCTGGTACTCCTAACCTATTCTTAGGAACAGGTAGTGCGAGAGCTAATAATCTTGGTCTTGGTGCTACTAAGATTGAATCAAGCAACTACGGTGTGCAAGCTACCCTCCAACCCACTAAGAACATCACAGTCGGCGGTTGGGGTGGTTATACCGCTGCCAGCACTTTAGCAGGTGCTAGTACCAGCGGAGAAATCTGGTACTGGGCTGGTACTTTGGGTATCAAGGACTTCGGCAAAGAAGGTAATACCTTGGGTTTCATCTTCGGTCAATCACCTAAATTGACTGGTGGTAAGGTTGGTACTACAAATATTACCAGAGATGCAAACACTTCTTATCACATCGAAGGTCTGTACAAGGTGAAGCTTTCTGACAACATCCTCGTCACTCCTGGTGTGTTGGTAATCTTGAATCCTGAGCATAACGATAAGAACAGCGCTGAATATGTTGGTACTTTACGGACTACCTTCACTTTCTAG
- the ccsB gene encoding c-type cytochrome biogenesis protein CcsB, with product MDLVVLQNWLDNASFAVLFCTMLVYWVGAAFPSLSVTAALGTAGMAIANLCMATLLAARWIEAGYFPLSNLYESLFFLTWGITAVHLIAENSSRSRLVGVVTAPVAMGIAAFATLTLPSNMQVSEPLVPALKSNWLMMHVSVMMLSYSALMVGALLAIAFLIVTRGQNIQLQGSSVGNGGYRSNGYKLLKAGELVTSTLAAETNGFSLVESNNNGNGTAVLDLITSTPIQTAEILSPQRLNLAETLDNISYRIIGLGFPLLTIGIIAGGVWANEAWGSYWSWDPKETWALITWLVFAAYLHSRITRGWQGRKPAILAAAGFVVVWICYLGVNLLGKGLHSYGWFL from the coding sequence ATGGATCTGGTTGTACTCCAGAACTGGCTAGATAATGCCTCATTTGCTGTCTTATTCTGTACGATGTTGGTGTATTGGGTGGGGGCAGCCTTTCCGAGTTTATCGGTGACAGCGGCTTTGGGGACGGCTGGAATGGCGATCGCTAATTTGTGTATGGCGACTCTATTAGCAGCAAGATGGATCGAAGCGGGTTATTTTCCCCTGAGTAATCTCTACGAATCTTTATTTTTCCTGACTTGGGGAATTACCGCTGTCCATTTAATTGCCGAAAATAGCAGTCGTAGCCGTTTAGTGGGGGTTGTAACTGCACCTGTAGCCATGGGAATTGCTGCTTTTGCGACTCTGACTTTACCATCAAATATGCAGGTGTCAGAGCCTTTAGTCCCAGCTTTAAAATCTAATTGGCTGATGATGCACGTTAGTGTAATGATGTTGAGTTATTCAGCTTTGATGGTAGGTGCATTGTTAGCGATCGCTTTTTTAATTGTTACTCGCGGTCAAAATATCCAATTACAAGGTAGTTCCGTTGGTAATGGCGGTTATCGAAGTAATGGTTATAAATTACTAAAAGCTGGTGAGTTAGTTACATCTACACTCGCTGCGGAAACTAATGGTTTTTCCCTTGTAGAAAGTAACAACAACGGAAATGGGACTGCGGTTTTAGATTTAATCACAAGTACCCCCATTCAAACTGCTGAAATCCTTTCACCTCAACGTCTTAATCTAGCTGAAACCCTCGATAATATCAGCTATCGCATTATTGGTTTAGGCTTTCCTCTCCTCACAATTGGGATTATTGCTGGTGGGGTTTGGGCTAATGAAGCCTGGGGTTCTTACTGGAGTTGGGACCCGAAGGAAACTTGGGCGTTAATTACCTGGTTAGTTTTCGCGGCTTATCTGCATTCTAGAATAACTCGCGGTTGGCAAGGTCGAAAACCGGCAATTTTAGCCGCTGCTGGGTTTGTTGTAGTTTGGATTTGTTATCTCGGTGTGAATCTTTTAGGTAAGGGTTTACATTCTTACGGTTGGTTTTTGTAA
- the tsaB gene encoding tRNA (adenosine(37)-N6)-threonylcarbamoyltransferase complex dimerization subunit type 1 TsaB, whose amino-acid sequence MTTIIKQLPLNKYALALHTTTPELGLAISNFADYPQSQVWNLGRDLSSHIHQYLVEVIKPRTWADLEFIAVAKGPGGFTGTRIGVVTARTLAQQLKIPAFTVSTLAAVAWQEYKLQRNCQHPIIAVEMPAQRGQIFGAIYQPNPDNSGITALLSDTLFTPSAWQETLTNWHTNQLISATSHLAATVNSILELAYLDWQQGKNPHWSEALPYYGQHPVDI is encoded by the coding sequence TTGACAACCATAATCAAACAACTCCCGCTGAATAAATACGCTTTAGCATTACACACCACCACACCAGAACTCGGTTTAGCAATTAGCAACTTTGCCGACTATCCCCAATCTCAAGTTTGGAACTTAGGACGTGACCTATCCAGTCACATTCATCAATATCTAGTTGAAGTAATTAAACCACGAACCTGGGCAGACCTAGAATTTATCGCCGTTGCCAAAGGTCCTGGTGGTTTTACAGGAACTCGCATCGGAGTTGTCACTGCGCGCACACTAGCACAACAGCTAAAAATTCCCGCATTTACAGTTTCCACCCTAGCCGCAGTAGCTTGGCAAGAATATAAATTACAAAGAAATTGCCAACATCCAATAATTGCCGTAGAAATGCCAGCACAACGGGGACAAATTTTTGGTGCTATTTATCAACCCAACCCTGATAATTCGGGCATTACAGCCCTATTATCAGATACATTATTCACGCCGTCTGCATGGCAAGAAACCCTAACTAATTGGCATACCAATCAGTTAATATCAGCCACATCTCACTTAGCAGCCACCGTCAACAGCATTTTGGAATTAGCCTATTTAGATTGGCAGCAAGGAAAAAATCCCCATTGGTCAGAAGCTCTACCTTATTATGGGCAACACCCAGTAGATATTTGA
- a CDS encoding Ycf34 family protein has protein sequence MCICVNCHYVDRCVTYNAVETQHQQPHLTETPDFDPNEPSINVNIRTQGEIIEMEWDVVGCLSFKQETGKWSKLRPGELVPT, from the coding sequence ATGTGTATTTGCGTGAATTGCCACTATGTAGACCGCTGCGTCACCTACAACGCCGTAGAAACCCAGCACCAACAGCCACACCTGACAGAAACACCAGATTTTGACCCCAACGAACCCTCCATCAACGTCAATATTCGCACACAAGGCGAAATAATTGAAATGGAATGGGACGTTGTTGGTTGTCTCAGCTTCAAACAAGAAACAGGTAAATGGTCTAAATTGCGTCCAGGTGAATTAGTCCCCACCTAA
- a CDS encoding CCA tRNA nucleotidyltransferase, producing MSELVVSRLAAKNWPFSLEYLPQPVYMVGGAVRDAILGRVWEYVDLDFIIPGDAVKVARKIAQRYQAGFVLLDAERKIARVVFPHATADFAQQEGESLITDLHRRDFTINAIAYNPHTQEIIDPLQGCKDIESGLLRMISPINLQNDPLRLMRAYRQAAQLGFTIEPATQETIRSLAKSINQVAAERVRVEIGYLLANSQGTFWLNAAWKDGVLTSFFKNATEESFIKLTAVDQAYTLISENWQQLGEELANYVRETVKTSWLATAKLACLVDSKPEIAEIELQELTYSRAEIRAVTTGLRLFSEIKAVKMPLRKQYFLFREMGILFPAVLVLALANDIVAKGMFEESMFVTYEPLIKRYLDKNDVVAHPIPLLNGKDMMMALNIPASPLIGELLMEVGVAQAEGKISTVEAAIEFARNLVKK from the coding sequence ATGTCTGAATTAGTTGTTTCTCGTCTAGCTGCCAAAAATTGGCCTTTTAGTCTGGAATATTTGCCACAACCTGTTTATATGGTGGGTGGTGCGGTGCGTGATGCAATTTTGGGTAGGGTTTGGGAATATGTGGATTTAGATTTTATTATCCCAGGGGATGCGGTGAAGGTAGCGAGAAAGATTGCTCAACGTTATCAAGCTGGTTTTGTGTTACTTGATGCTGAAAGAAAAATTGCCCGTGTGGTGTTTCCTCATGCTACGGCTGATTTTGCTCAACAGGAGGGGGAAAGTTTAATTACGGATTTGCATAGAAGGGATTTTACTATTAATGCGATCGCCTATAATCCCCATACTCAAGAAATTATTGATCCTTTGCAAGGCTGTAAGGATATAGAATCTGGACTGTTACGGATGATATCACCTATAAATCTACAAAATGATCCTTTGCGGTTAATGCGGGCTTATCGTCAAGCCGCCCAACTTGGGTTTACTATTGAACCAGCTACTCAAGAGACAATTCGCAGTTTAGCAAAAAGTATTAATCAAGTGGCAGCGGAACGAGTACGGGTAGAAATTGGTTATTTGTTGGCAAATTCTCAAGGGACATTTTGGCTAAATGCTGCTTGGAAAGATGGTGTTTTGACTAGTTTCTTTAAAAACGCGACTGAGGAAAGTTTTATTAAGTTAACTGCTGTTGATCAAGCTTATACTTTAATTAGTGAAAATTGGCAACAACTAGGAGAAGAATTAGCAAATTATGTACGGGAGACTGTGAAAACTTCTTGGTTAGCTACTGCTAAACTTGCTTGTCTGGTTGACTCAAAGCCAGAAATTGCCGAAATCGAATTACAGGAACTTACCTATAGTCGGGCAGAAATTCGGGCTGTGACAACGGGATTAAGACTATTTTCGGAAATAAAAGCGGTAAAGATGCCTTTGCGAAAACAGTATTTTCTGTTTCGGGAAATGGGAATTTTATTTCCGGCTGTGTTGGTATTAGCTTTAGCAAATGATATTGTAGCTAAGGGAATGTTTGAAGAAAGTATGTTTGTTACTTATGAACCTTTAATCAAGCGTTATCTTGACAAAAACGATGTAGTTGCTCATCCTATTCCTTTACTCAATGGTAAAGACATGATGATGGCGTTAAACATTCCCGCTTCACCATTGATAGGTGAATTATTAATGGAGGTTGGTGTTGCTCAAGCTGAGGGGAAAATTTCTACAGTAGAAGCAGCGATAGAATTTGCCAGGAATTTAGTTAAAAAGTAA
- a CDS encoding Tab2/Atab2 family RNA-binding protein: MSLIWQADFYRSPLQSVEGQTLWELLVCDATRSFEFTASCPQSQANSTWVAQQLQLAGQEKLPDVIQVFRPQSLSLITTAGNNLGIKVEATRRTLALKQWLAAKQYPVTVDKLPPLPLPENLWGEEWRFATIPSGDIVDEFTERPIPFLQIPDFLKPINLGLASTVPIPGVVIYGGRKSMRLAQWLKENNPVSLNYIAGAPDGLVLEAGLVDRWVLATFTDEEVTAAGKLYQERKQLSQGLHFLLVQPDDSGMTYSGLWLLQDENKY, from the coding sequence ATGAGTCTGATTTGGCAGGCTGATTTTTATCGTAGTCCGCTACAAAGTGTTGAAGGGCAGACGTTATGGGAACTATTAGTTTGTGATGCAACTCGCAGTTTTGAATTTACAGCCAGTTGTCCCCAATCCCAGGCTAATTCTACTTGGGTTGCCCAACAATTACAATTAGCTGGTCAGGAAAAGTTACCAGATGTAATTCAAGTATTTCGTCCTCAGTCTTTAAGTTTAATCACAACTGCGGGAAATAATTTAGGTATTAAGGTTGAAGCTACTCGGAGAACTTTGGCGTTAAAACAATGGTTAGCAGCAAAACAATATCCTGTAACTGTGGATAAACTACCTCCATTACCATTACCGGAAAATCTCTGGGGGGAAGAATGGCGGTTTGCGACGATTCCATCTGGTGATATTGTGGATGAGTTTACAGAACGACCAATTCCTTTTTTGCAAATACCAGATTTTCTCAAACCAATTAATCTGGGTTTAGCTTCAACAGTACCTATCCCTGGTGTAGTGATTTACGGTGGACGAAAATCTATGCGTTTAGCGCAGTGGTTAAAGGAAAATAATCCTGTATCATTAAACTATATCGCTGGTGCGCCTGATGGGTTGGTATTAGAAGCTGGTTTGGTAGATAGGTGGGTTTTGGCGACTTTTACAGATGAGGAAGTTACTGCTGCGGGGAAGTTATATCAAGAGCGAAAACAGCTAAGTCAGGGATTGCATTTTTTATTGGTGCAACCAGATGATTCGGGAATGACTTATAGTGGTTTATGGTTATTGCAAGATGAAAATAAATACTAA
- a CDS encoding metallophosphoesterase family protein translates to MSEISQRRVVIGDVHGHYECLMLLLAKIAPTSEDQVYFLGDLIDRGPKSAQVVEFVKENDYPCLLGNHEQMLLNIMTGKNTSSTNMQTWLYSGGQATIASYQSATIPKQHLDWFESLPTYLDLGDFWLTHAGVDPEKSVQEQTAEELCWIRDEFHRIEKPYFADKLIIVGHTITFTLPGVAPGNLAQGQGWLDIDTGAYHPRSGWLTGLDITNKLVYQANVFSRVVRTVAWEEVMTIVQPQEFAGSRRHRKRA, encoded by the coding sequence ATGAGCGAAATTAGTCAACGCAGGGTTGTTATTGGTGATGTGCATGGACACTATGAATGTTTGATGTTGCTGTTGGCAAAAATAGCACCTACATCAGAGGATCAAGTATATTTTTTGGGAGACTTAATTGATCGTGGTCCAAAAAGCGCCCAAGTAGTTGAGTTTGTTAAAGAAAATGATTACCCTTGTTTGCTAGGTAATCATGAGCAGATGTTATTAAATATCATGACTGGTAAGAATACTTCGTCCACAAATATGCAAACGTGGTTATACAGTGGAGGACAGGCTACTATTGCTAGTTACCAATCTGCAACAATTCCTAAACAACATCTGGATTGGTTTGAGAGTTTGCCCACATATTTAGATTTGGGAGATTTTTGGTTAACTCATGCAGGTGTTGATCCAGAAAAGAGTGTCCAAGAACAGACGGCGGAAGAATTATGCTGGATTAGGGATGAGTTTCATCGGATAGAGAAACCATATTTTGCAGATAAGTTGATTATAGTTGGTCATACTATAACTTTTACTTTACCTGGTGTGGCTCCCGGTAATTTGGCACAGGGCCAGGGCTGGTTAGATATTGATACTGGCGCTTATCATCCCCGTAGTGGTTGGTTGACGGGGCTGGATATTACGAATAAGTTGGTTTATCAGGCCAATGTGTTCAGTAGGGTTGTGCGGACTGTGGCTTGGGAAGAGGTGATGACAATTGTTCAGCCACAGGAATTTGCAGGTAGCCGCCGTCATAGAAAACGAGCATAA